The following proteins are encoded in a genomic region of Vulpes vulpes isolate BD-2025 chromosome X, VulVul3, whole genome shotgun sequence:
- the GPR119 gene encoding glucose-dependent insulinotropic receptor produces the protein MESSFPFGVILAVLASLIIAVNVLVAVAVLLLIHKNDGVGLCFTLNLAVADTLLGVAISGLVTDQLSTPARPTQKTLCSFRMAFVTSSAAASVLTVMLIAFDRYLAIKQPLRYLQIMNGLMAGACIGGLWLVSYLIGFLPLGVPVFQQTTYHGTCSFFAVFHPRFVLTLSCVGFFPALLLFVFFYCDMLKIASMHSQQIRKMEQAGAGTGACRPPRTPSDFKAVRTVAVLIGSFTLSWTPFLVTGIVQVACQKCYLYLVLERYLWLLGVGNSLLNPLIYAYWQKEVQQQLYEMVLGVKKGFTSCLLLLSARAGRPERPRENFCPIATISHSQLDG, from the coding sequence ATGGAGTCATCTTTCCCATTTGGAGTGATCCTTGCTGTCCTGGCCTCCCTCATTATTGCTGTTAATGTGCTAGTGGCCGTGGCTGTGCTGTTGTTGATACACAAGAATGATGGTGTCGGTCTCTGCTTCACCTTGAATCTGGCTGTGGCTGACACCTTGCTTGGTGTGGCCATCTCTGGCCTGGTCACAGACCAGCTCTCCACCCCGGCTCGGCCCACACAGAAGACCCTGTGCAGCTTTCGGATGGCATTTGTTACCTCTTCCGCCGCTGCCTCTGTCCTGACAGTCATGCTGATTGCCTTTGACAGGTACCTTGCCATCAAGCAGCCCCTCCGCTACCTCCAGATCATGAATGGGCTCATGGCAGGAGCCTGCATTGGTGGGCTGTGGCTGGTGTCTTACCTCATTGGCTTCCTCCCACTCGGAGTCCCCGTATTCCAGCAGACTACCTACCACGGTACCTGCAGCTTCTTTGCTGTGTTTCACCCACGCTTTGTGCTGACCCTCTCCTGCGTTGGCTTcttcccagccctgctcctcTTTGTCTTCTTCTACTGCGACATGCTCAAGATTGCCTCCATGCACAGCCAGCAGATCCGAAAGATGGAACAAGCAGGAGCCGGGACTGGAGCGTGCCGGCCTCCACGGACTCCCAGTGACTTTAAGGCTGTTCGCACCGTGGCTGTTCTCATTGGGAGCTTCACTCTGTCCTGGACCCCATTCCTTGTCACTGGCATTGTGCAGGTGGCCTGCCAGAAGTGCTACCTCTACCTGGTGCTGGAACGGTACCTGTGGCTGCTCGGTGTGGGCAACTCCCTGCTCAACCCACTCATCTATGCCTATTGGCAGAAAGAGGTGCAGCAGCAGCTCTACGAGATGGTCCTGGGAGTGAAGAAGGGGTTCACTTCGTGCCTTCTCCTTCTCTCAGCCAGGGCTGGTCGCCCTGAGAGGCCCAGGGAAAATTTCTGTCCTATCGCCACTATCTCCCACTCACAGCTTGATGGCTAA